One window from the genome of Garra rufa chromosome 1, GarRuf1.0, whole genome shotgun sequence encodes:
- the LOC141339389 gene encoding transcription factor Sox-9-B-like: MNLFDSYLKMSDEQDKSLSDAPSPSMSEDSAGSPCPSGSGSDSENTRPEQHLRDFKKNEEGDKFPVCIRDAVSQVLKGYDWTLVPMPVRVNGSSKSKPHVKRPMNAFMVWAQAARRKLADQYPHLHNAELSKTLGKLWRLLNEGEKRPFVEEAERLRVQHKKDHPDYKYQPRRRKSVKNGQAEGEDGEQTHISPNAIFKALQQADSPASSMGEVHSPGDHSGQSQGPPTPPTTPKTDLPSSKADLKREGRPLQEGIDFGAVDIGELSSDVISNMEPFDVNEFDQYLPPHGHPGMAVGAQAYSAGFGLGAQAWMSKQQHAMANGGEQSQGQQRTQIKTEQLSPSHYSEQQQGSPHYGSFNLQHYSSSYPAVSRAQYDYTEHQSPANSYYGQYPAFSYVSPSQRPMYTPIADTAGVPSVPQAHSPQHWEQPVYTQLSRP, translated from the exons ATGAATCTCTTCGACTCCTACCTGAAAATGAGCGACGAGCAGGACAAGAGTCTCTCCGACGCGCCCAGCCCGAGCATGTCCGAGGATTCCGCCGGGTCTCCGTGTCCGTCCGGCTCGGGCTCGGACAGCGAGAACACCCGCCCGGAGCAGCACCTCCGAGACTTCAAGAAGAACGAGGAGGGAGACAAGTTCCCCGTCTGCATCAGAGACGCGGTGTCTCAGGTGCTCAAGGGCTACGACTGGACCCTGGTGCCCATGCCCGTCCGGGTCAACGGCTCCAGCAAGAGCAAGCCGCACGTCAAGAGACCCATGAACGCCTTCATGGTTTGGGCTCAAGCCGCGCGCAGGAAACTGGCGGATCAGTACCCGCACCTCCACAACGCGGAGCTCAGCAAGACACTCGGGAAACTCTGGAG GTTGCTAAACGAAGGAGAGAAGCGTCCGTTTGTGGAGGAGGCTGAGCGTCTGAGGGTCCAGCACAAGAAAGACCACCCCGACTACAAGTACCAGCCCCGACGGAGGAAATCCGTCAAGAACGGCCAGGCGGAGGGCGAGGACGGCGAGCAGACCCACATCTCCCCCAACGCCATCTTCAAAGCCCTGCAGCAGGCCGACTCTCCGGCGTCCAGCATGGGCGAAGTGCATTCTCCGGGAGACCACTCAG GTCAGTCCCAGGGGCCTCCAACGCCGCCCACCACCCCCAAAACGGACCTGCCGTCCAGCAAAGCGGACTTGAAGCGCGAAGGCCGTCCTCTGCAGGAGGGCATCGACTTTGGAGCGGTGGACATTGGGGAGCTGAGCAGCGACGTGATCTCCAACATGGAGCCGTTCGACGTCAACGAGTTCGACCAGTACTTGCCTCCTCACGGACACCCGGGGATGGCGGTCGGCGCCCAGGCGTACTCCGCCGGGTTTGGGCTTGGTGCACAGGCTTGGATGTCCAAGCAGCAGCACGCGATGGCCAACGGCGGAGAGCAGAGCCAAGGCCAGCAGCGGACGCAGATCAAGACGGAGCAGCTGAGTCCCAGTCACTACAGCGAGCAGCAGCAGGGCTCCCCGCACTACGGCTCCTTCAACCTGCAGCACTACAGCTCCTCGTACCCCGCCGTCAGCCGAGCGCAGTACGACTACACTGAGCACCAGAGCCCCGCCAACTCCTACTACGGCCAGTACCCCGCCTTCAGCTACGTGAGCCCGAGCCAGAGGCCCATGTACACCCCTATCGCCGACACGGCGGGCGTCCCGTCGGTGCCGCAGGCGCACAGTCCGCAGCACTGGGAGCAGCCCGTCTACACCCAGCTCTCCAGGCCCTGA